One genomic segment of Acidobacteriota bacterium includes these proteins:
- a CDS encoding SGNH/GDSL hydrolase family protein produces the protein MRNAITAAHVLVFLVAVCTGGSTPSDALRYLAIGDSYTIGEGVSREETFPEQLAVLLRARGESVGDPVVIAGTGWTTPVIRQKVLDASPRGPFDLVTVLAGVNDQFRGGSPQTYRNEFEALVGEAIELAGGRHAAVVIVSIPDWSVSPAGQRMNRPNVAAEIDRFNEVNRAVAEDFGTRYVDVTAFSREATDPSMFASDGLHPSAMQYGEWARAILPVARQALSEAQSSSSR, from the coding sequence ATGAGAAACGCCATCACAGCCGCGCATGTGCTGGTCTTCTTGGTGGCCGTTTGCACCGGAGGCTCGACGCCTTCCGACGCGCTCCGGTACCTCGCGATCGGTGACTCCTACACGATTGGTGAGGGGGTCTCGCGCGAGGAAACGTTTCCCGAGCAGCTGGCCGTTCTCCTTCGGGCGAGGGGAGAATCTGTGGGCGATCCGGTCGTCATCGCCGGCACGGGATGGACCACGCCCGTGATCCGGCAGAAGGTCCTCGATGCCTCACCCCGGGGCCCGTTCGATCTCGTGACCGTACTCGCCGGGGTGAACGACCAGTTCCGCGGAGGATCGCCACAGACCTACCGGAACGAATTCGAAGCGCTCGTCGGAGAGGCGATCGAGCTGGCCGGCGGGAGACACGCTGCCGTGGTCATCGTCTCGATCCCCGACTGGAGCGTATCGCCGGCCGGGCAGCGGATGAATCGGCCGAACGTGGCAGCGGAGATCGATCGCTTCAACGAGGTCAACCGTGCAGTTGCCGAGGACTTTGGAACGCGCTATGTCGACGTGACCGCGTTCTCACGCGAGGCGACCGATCCCTCGATGTTTGCATCGGACGGTCTGCATCCGTCGGCGATGCAGTACGGCGAGTGGGCGCGCGCGATTCTTCCTGTGGCGCGACAGGCTCTCAGTGAAGCTCAGTCGTCGAGCTCTCGATAG
- a CDS encoding flavin reductase family protein, with product MAVTPVEFREGLSRFASGVTVVTTLDADGLPHGLTVSAFCSLSLEPPLVLICIEKGIRSHQALSRASRFVVNILSSEQLDVSSRFASPLEDRFEGVEWRAGTGGVPVIEGTLANLECTIHSNFEGGDHTIFVGRVESLSVSDGAPLLYFKSTYRELDD from the coding sequence ATGGCCGTGACACCCGTCGAGTTTCGCGAGGGCCTGAGCCGCTTTGCCAGCGGTGTCACCGTCGTGACGACCCTCGATGCCGATGGACTTCCTCATGGCCTCACGGTCAGCGCGTTCTGCTCCCTGTCGCTCGAGCCTCCCCTGGTACTGATCTGTATCGAGAAGGGTATCCGGTCACATCAGGCGTTGTCGCGCGCGTCCCGATTCGTAGTGAATATCCTCTCGTCCGAGCAGCTCGATGTGTCGAGCCGGTTCGCCAGCCCGCTCGAGGATCGATTCGAGGGAGTCGAGTGGCGGGCTGGAACCGGGGGGGTGCCAGTGATCGAGGGAACGCTGGCGAACCTCGAATGCACGATCCATTCGAATTTCGAAGGAGGGGATCACACGATCTTCGTCGGTCGCGTCGAGTCCCTCTCGGTCTCCGACGGGGCGCCGCTCCTCTATTTCAAGAGCACCTATCGAGAGCTCGACGACTGA